In Nitrospiria bacterium, the genomic window AAAGACCCTCAAAGGGTACTGGAAACTTCGAGTCGGTGATTATCGAGTCGTCTACAAGATCATGGGAAATGAGGTCTGGATTTTAGGTATCAGCCACCGCAAGGAAGTTTATGAGAAGATCGAAAAGAGGGTTGGATGACGGACAAGATGA contains:
- a CDS encoding type II toxin-antitoxin system RelE/ParE family toxin yields the protein MAFTLLYHAEVKEDTRQLDERLKKRIKTAIENRLTTAPHQYGEPLRKTLKGYWKLRVGDYRVVYKIMGNEVWILGISHRKEVYEKIEKRVG